Proteins encoded within one genomic window of Deltaproteobacteria bacterium:
- a CDS encoding efflux RND transporter permease subunit, translated as MLDRIIRFSLTYRVFVLSIAFLMAGYGLFTLNQMPVDVFPDLNKPTVSLMTEAPGLAPEEVETLVTLPLETVLNGLPGIARVRSTSGIGLSVVYVEFEWKTDIYRNRQLVAEKLQLIKEKLPKGVIPIMGPISSIMGEIQLVGLSSPKGNVNPLELRTFADWTIRPRLLAIPGVAQVVTMGGGVKQYQILLSAEKIQKKQLPLEEIEKNLAKVSLNTTGGYIDLDKKEYLIRNIGTIKSEEDILNSVVGLHLGRPIYVKDIAEVRLGAQTKRGDSSVNGKPAVILSIQKQPGANTIELTKKMDAALVELEKSLPRGAELSKDLFKQAYFIEAAVGNVKEALRDGTLFVMIILFVFLLNIKTTIITLTAIPLSFLMTALVFHFFGLSVNTMTLGGLAIAIGEVVDDAIVDVENVFRRLKENRRSAKPLPTRQVVYQASLEVRNSIVFATVIVVLVFVPLFYISGIEGQLFIPLGLAYIISLIASLIVALTVTPILCSFFLGNEKFLRVEDSWLVKKLKRWDRIVLVHSLDHPKIVFSLAIGLLVGSLALIPHIGKDFLPKFNEGTATINVLARPGISLEESNKVGTQAETLLLSVSEVKSVSRRTGRAEQDEHAEGVHYSELDVDFKTGGRSKDVVIAELRDKLESLKGVFTNVGQPISHRLDHLLSGVKAQIAIKIFGPDLKVLRTKAAEIYRTLEGTEGLADLQIEQQVLIPQIKIQILREAAGEYGIVLGELSGTLEKALNGEVVAQVLEQQKTFDVLMRFDDFSRANLELMKKTVLKIMPDGRKVTLEKVADIYESEGPNQIHRENSQRRIVVSGNSKGKDLDSLVKAIQSKVQERVPLPEGYYLEYGGQFESQKSASRLIFILGILSMVGTFLVLYAHFKSAFIAFQIILNIPMALIGSLLAVYFTDRIFSIASMVAFITLCGIASRNGIMMISHYLHLMKFEGETFSKEMVIRGSLERLVPVLMTTLTAILGLFPLLISAGAPGKEILYPVAVVIVGGLMSSTLLDMFVTPTFFYKFGKKSAEKNIHFEEVNLK; from the coding sequence ATGTTGGATAGAATAATACGATTTTCCTTAACCTATCGGGTGTTCGTTTTATCCATAGCTTTTCTTATGGCAGGGTATGGTTTGTTCACCCTGAATCAAATGCCAGTAGATGTATTTCCTGATTTAAATAAGCCCACCGTGAGTCTCATGACGGAAGCTCCAGGACTGGCGCCTGAAGAAGTGGAAACCTTGGTTACTTTGCCATTGGAAACAGTGCTAAATGGTTTGCCTGGAATTGCAAGAGTTAGATCTACCTCTGGGATTGGCCTATCTGTTGTTTATGTTGAGTTCGAATGGAAGACAGATATTTATAGAAATCGTCAGTTGGTTGCAGAAAAATTACAGCTCATAAAAGAAAAATTACCGAAGGGTGTGATTCCCATTATGGGCCCTATTTCTTCGATCATGGGTGAAATTCAGTTGGTTGGATTGTCTTCCCCAAAAGGGAATGTAAATCCTTTGGAATTAAGAACTTTTGCTGATTGGACAATAAGACCTAGGCTTCTTGCCATTCCCGGAGTGGCCCAGGTGGTGACCATGGGTGGAGGGGTGAAACAGTACCAGATTCTTTTATCTGCAGAAAAGATTCAAAAAAAACAACTTCCCTTAGAAGAGATCGAGAAAAATCTAGCGAAAGTGAGTTTGAACACGACCGGTGGGTATATTGATCTGGATAAAAAGGAATATCTCATTCGAAATATCGGAACCATCAAATCAGAAGAAGATATTTTGAATTCAGTGGTGGGACTTCATTTAGGTCGTCCTATCTATGTAAAAGACATTGCCGAGGTTAGGTTGGGCGCCCAGACGAAGAGGGGGGATAGTAGCGTGAACGGCAAACCTGCTGTTATTTTGAGTATCCAGAAACAACCTGGAGCCAACACCATCGAGTTGACTAAAAAAATGGATGCGGCATTGGTAGAGTTGGAAAAGTCACTTCCTCGAGGAGCGGAGTTAAGTAAAGATTTATTTAAACAAGCTTATTTTATTGAGGCAGCTGTTGGGAATGTCAAAGAGGCTCTGCGTGATGGAACGCTCTTCGTAATGATCATACTTTTTGTTTTCTTATTGAATATAAAAACCACCATCATCACGCTCACGGCAATTCCATTATCTTTTTTAATGACAGCTCTCGTATTTCATTTCTTTGGTTTATCCGTAAATACCATGACCTTGGGAGGCTTAGCCATTGCGATTGGAGAGGTTGTTGATGATGCCATTGTCGATGTTGAAAATGTCTTTCGCAGATTAAAAGAAAATAGAAGGAGTGCCAAACCCTTACCGACCAGGCAGGTGGTTTATCAAGCCTCCCTGGAGGTTCGCAACTCTATTGTGTTTGCAACAGTGATCGTGGTTCTGGTCTTTGTTCCTCTTTTTTACATCAGTGGCATTGAAGGACAACTTTTTATTCCTCTGGGACTTGCTTATATTATTTCTTTAATAGCCTCACTCATTGTGGCTTTGACAGTGACCCCCATTCTGTGTTCCTTTTTTTTAGGCAACGAAAAATTTCTTCGCGTTGAAGATTCGTGGCTTGTTAAAAAACTAAAGAGATGGGATCGCATTGTTTTGGTTCACTCTTTGGATCACCCCAAAATTGTATTTTCCTTGGCTATCGGATTATTGGTTGGGTCTTTGGCTCTGATTCCCCATATAGGAAAAGATTTTTTGCCTAAATTTAATGAAGGAACCGCGACGATTAATGTGCTGGCTCGGCCTGGGATTTCTCTAGAAGAATCAAATAAAGTGGGTACCCAAGCAGAGACCTTACTTCTTAGTGTTTCTGAAGTGAAATCTGTATCCAGAAGAACAGGGCGAGCAGAACAAGATGAGCATGCAGAGGGAGTTCATTATTCTGAACTGGATGTCGATTTTAAGACCGGTGGAAGATCCAAGGATGTTGTGATTGCTGAATTAAGAGATAAATTAGAAAGCTTGAAGGGTGTATTTACAAATGTGGGTCAGCCCATATCTCACCGGTTGGATCATTTGCTCTCAGGGGTGAAAGCCCAAATTGCTATTAAGATTTTTGGTCCTGATTTAAAAGTTCTTAGAACCAAGGCCGCAGAGATTTACCGAACGCTTGAAGGGACGGAGGGGCTCGCCGATCTTCAGATAGAACAACAAGTATTAATTCCGCAAATTAAAATTCAAATTTTAAGAGAAGCCGCCGGAGAGTACGGCATTGTTCTTGGTGAGCTGTCAGGAACTTTAGAAAAAGCCTTGAACGGTGAAGTGGTGGCTCAAGTTCTTGAACAACAAAAAACTTTTGATGTTTTGATGAGGTTTGATGATTTTTCAAGAGCTAATTTAGAACTCATGAAGAAAACAGTTCTAAAAATAATGCCTGATGGTCGTAAAGTCACCTTAGAGAAAGTCGCAGATATTTATGAATCCGAAGGGCCAAATCAGATCCACCGTGAGAATTCACAAAGAAGAATCGTTGTTTCAGGAAACTCGAAGGGAAAGGATCTGGATAGTTTGGTGAAGGCAATTCAGTCAAAAGTTCAAGAACGGGTGCCGTTACCTGAGGGATATTATCTTGAATATGGAGGGCAATTTGAGAGTCAAAAATCAGCCAGTAGATTGATTTTTATTTTAGGAATTCTATCAATGGTAGGGACATTTTTAGTTTTGTATGCCCATTTTAAGTCAGCTTTTATTGCCTTCCAAATTATATTAAACATTCCCATGGCTTTGATTGGAAGTCTGCTGGCTGTGTATTTTACGGATCGTATTTTTTCAATTGCCTCCATGGTTGCCTTTATCACGCTGTGTGGAATTGCTAGCAGAAATGGAATCATGATGATCTCTCACTACTTGCACCTTATGAAATTTGAAGGCGAAACTTTTAGCAAAGAAATGGTTATTAGAGGTAGTTTGGAAAGATTGGTGCCTGTTTTGATGACAACCCTGACTGCAATTCTGGGGCTCTTTCCTCTTTTGATTTCAGCTGGTGCCCCAGGAAAAGAAATACTTTATCCTGTGGCGGTTGTCATTGTTGGAGGTCTGATGAGTTCTACTTTATTAGACATGTTTGTAACACCAACTTTTTTTTATAAATTTGGAAAAAAGTCTGCAGAGAAAAACATTCATTTTGAGGAAGTAAATTTGAAGTAG
- a CDS encoding leucyl/phenylalanyl-tRNA--protein transferase produces the protein MTKFKPGSLAHFKSTISFPQIPYLESHEDIVAIGGKLNVGTLLAAYEKGIFPWPQQGAPLLWFFPEQRGVLDFSDLHIPESLIKFIKKNSFRFRFSVNEAFPQVIENCQLQKRNNQPGTWIIPELKKAYIEFHEAGFAHSIECWEGSQLVGGVYGVLVHQVFSGESMFHHTTNVSKMCLLFLIDWLKNKGISWMDIQMVTPLLESFGGKYISDEEYFHRL, from the coding sequence ATGACCAAATTCAAACCGGGGTCGTTGGCTCATTTTAAGTCCACTATTTCCTTTCCTCAAATTCCTTACCTGGAAAGCCATGAAGATATAGTGGCTATTGGTGGAAAATTGAATGTGGGCACTCTTCTAGCCGCCTATGAAAAGGGGATTTTTCCTTGGCCACAACAGGGAGCGCCGTTGTTGTGGTTTTTTCCTGAGCAGAGAGGTGTTTTGGATTTTAGTGACCTACATATTCCAGAGAGTTTGATTAAATTTATTAAGAAAAATAGTTTTCGCTTTCGTTTTTCTGTGAACGAAGCTTTTCCCCAGGTTATTGAGAATTGTCAGTTGCAGAAAAGAAATAATCAGCCAGGAACTTGGATCATCCCTGAGTTAAAAAAAGCCTATATAGAATTTCATGAAGCAGGTTTTGCTCATTCGATAGAGTGTTGGGAAGGTTCACAGTTGGTGGGCGGGGTGTATGGAGTTTTGGTTCATCAAGTTTTTAGTGGAGAAAGCATGTTTCATCACACTACCAATGTCAGCAAAATGTGTTTGTTGTTTCTGATTGATTGGCTCAAAAATAAAGGTATTTCATGGATGGATATTCAAATGGTGACCCCGTTGCTTGAAAGTTTTGGGGGTAAGTATATATCGGATGAAGAGTATTTCCATCGATTGTGA
- a CDS encoding RecQ family ATP-dependent DNA helicase, whose protein sequence is MSPLIEILKQNFPYLGFIHSQEKILNLVFQKKNVLGLMPTGAGKSLCYQLPAKITKDLVLVISPLIALMQDQTQKAQDLGIRATFINSSLSAEEKQKRYEKISRGEYQLIFVTPERFRKPDFVKSLENVKVDLLVVDEAHCISQWGHDFRPDYSQISEFSKILKNPPLLALTATATEETQKDIVNKLSIQNDFELVWAGMERANLQVEMTEAYENEDKLELLLKKLNTEEGSQIIYFLLIESLHKVSVELQKRKIPHKVYHGDLKNDQRKQNLNFFQKNDRVLMLATPAFGLGIDKPNIRQVFHMQLPGSIESYFQEIGRAGRDGLPAQVFLFYSENDLPISMEFIKWAYPEKEYLQRVFDLLTNYKTQFFQEGFDFLREKLSFKNKRDYRVEAAYHILARWGCVQPLSLLNELEPKDLILRAPDSEDFIKENQKILFQHQNKKLLEMYQLAQNQDQCRLGLIYKYFGGPYSECGHCDVCLR, encoded by the coding sequence ATATCTCCATTAATTGAAATTTTAAAGCAAAATTTTCCCTATTTAGGCTTTATTCATTCGCAAGAAAAAATTCTCAATTTAGTTTTTCAAAAGAAAAATGTCTTGGGCCTCATGCCTACGGGAGCTGGGAAAAGCTTATGCTATCAGCTTCCGGCGAAGATCACAAAGGATTTAGTATTGGTTATTTCTCCTCTGATTGCTTTGATGCAAGATCAGACACAAAAAGCCCAAGATCTGGGAATTAGAGCCACCTTTATAAACTCTAGTTTGTCTGCAGAAGAAAAACAGAAACGCTATGAAAAAATTTCAAGAGGTGAATACCAGCTCATCTTTGTGACTCCTGAAAGATTTAGAAAACCTGATTTTGTCAAATCTCTTGAAAATGTAAAAGTTGATCTTCTTGTCGTGGATGAGGCCCATTGTATCAGTCAGTGGGGTCACGATTTCAGGCCTGATTATTCGCAGATTTCTGAATTTTCCAAAATCTTAAAAAACCCTCCCCTTTTGGCGCTCACAGCAACAGCGACGGAAGAAACACAAAAAGATATCGTTAACAAATTAAGTATTCAAAATGATTTTGAACTCGTTTGGGCAGGCATGGAAAGGGCCAACTTGCAGGTTGAAATGACGGAAGCTTACGAAAACGAGGACAAACTGGAATTGCTGTTAAAAAAACTAAATACCGAAGAAGGCTCACAAATTATTTATTTTTTGTTAATAGAAAGTCTTCATAAAGTTTCGGTTGAATTACAAAAAAGAAAAATTCCCCATAAGGTCTACCATGGAGACCTAAAGAATGATCAGCGAAAGCAAAATCTAAATTTCTTTCAAAAAAACGATAGGGTGCTGATGCTGGCCACACCAGCGTTTGGGTTAGGCATCGACAAACCCAATATCCGTCAAGTATTTCATATGCAATTGCCTGGATCCATAGAGTCTTATTTTCAAGAGATAGGGCGAGCCGGAAGGGATGGGTTACCGGCTCAAGTTTTCTTATTTTATAGCGAAAACGATTTGCCTATCTCGATGGAGTTTATCAAGTGGGCTTACCCAGAGAAAGAATACTTGCAACGTGTTTTTGATTTGTTAACTAATTATAAAACTCAATTCTTTCAAGAAGGTTTTGATTTTTTAAGAGAAAAATTAAGCTTTAAAAACAAAAGAGATTACCGGGTTGAGGCGGCCTATCATATCTTAGCCAGATGGGGATGTGTTCAGCCGTTGTCTTTACTTAATGAATTAGAACCGAAGGATTTAATTTTGCGAGCTCCGGACTCCGAAGATTTTATTAAAGAAAATCAAAAGATTTTGTTTCAACATCAAAATAAAAAATTATTGGAAATGTATCAGTTAGCGCAGAATCAAGATCAGTGCCGGCTTGGCTTAATCTACAAGTATTTTGGCGGTCCCTATTCTGAGTGCGGTCACTGCGATGTGTGCTTGCGATGA
- a CDS encoding ATP-binding cassette domain-containing protein — protein sequence MNRPIIESKNVTIELGGEIILKNISMSVFEGEIIVLIGTSGGGKTVLLKTLAGLIEPKEGYVTCYGQKWNELSVMGRHDLSRHVGMQFQKSALFDELSTIENVAYPLREHTQMNEAEVQARALECLKMVNLEKAKDLEAFELSGGMKIRLGVARSIALKPEILFLDDPTAGLDPINSDEMAELILKIKNEINATLIIVTHDIMRAYQFAGRIFLIGNKSVIETGSAEETKNSQNPSVQQFIHGWLKGPLTDGSSN from the coding sequence ATGAATCGGCCTATTATTGAGTCCAAAAATGTCACTATCGAGTTAGGTGGTGAAATTATTTTAAAAAATATATCAATGTCTGTTTTTGAAGGAGAAATCATCGTTTTGATTGGCACCAGTGGTGGTGGGAAAACGGTTTTATTAAAAACTCTGGCTGGATTAATTGAGCCCAAAGAAGGCTATGTGACCTGCTACGGTCAAAAATGGAATGAGTTATCAGTCATGGGACGACACGATCTGTCCCGTCATGTGGGAATGCAATTTCAGAAAAGTGCCCTCTTTGACGAGTTGTCCACAATTGAAAACGTGGCCTATCCATTGCGAGAACACACTCAAATGAATGAGGCAGAAGTTCAAGCGAGGGCCTTGGAATGTTTGAAAATGGTCAATTTGGAAAAGGCAAAGGACTTAGAGGCTTTTGAACTCTCTGGTGGTATGAAAATTCGATTAGGAGTGGCTCGTTCTATCGCGCTCAAACCAGAGATTTTATTTTTGGATGATCCCACCGCGGGCCTAGATCCCATTAACTCTGATGAAATGGCAGAGCTTATTTTAAAAATTAAAAATGAAATTAATGCCACCCTGATCATTGTGACCCATGACATAATGAGAGCCTATCAATTTGCCGGAAGGATATTTTTGATTGGCAATAAGAGTGTTATCGAAACAGGTTCTGCAGAGGAAACAAAAAACAGCCAAAATCCCAGCGTTCAGCAATTTATTCATGGTTGGCTAAAAGGGCCCTTAACAGATGGATCAAGTAATTAG
- a CDS encoding TolC family protein — protein MQINFRVDNLIIFLKFFLFGFLWIFSSFADHPNEGSLPLNQLLHWAEENNLELQQAKKSLQSKESLLKSKYGALLPSFFLEAGPLFAKLEDEKRSDTFVYGKAEWNLYRGNFDSAEINKEKLLHQLEVKKFESLQSKLQGEVSRLYYELQFLLESISLKERALVMNAEQMKLALIKKNSGFTSMGDVIEFELRESTLKSDLVFLNQEIEVKSRQLNLLVARGDAALSVSESKTLRVKGHLFREEKLLKKELRLKDKLSALMVSKNIELVEANLQVAAAEEELRMAQSAYFPKIDLEAKYGKLYNEEKAYSQNNNYLLVLKFSIPLFSGLETQNLTRYKSLAKEEKEIDFKRRKLAVMAEFEDTYSLIEALSQRLDLEEKNLSRSEEYYQITLGEYKRGIKNSPDMVGASERLLSSRIRNLEFRRDLKLAETKIYELANTTPFN, from the coding sequence ATGCAAATTAATTTTAGAGTAGATAACTTAATTATATTTCTGAAGTTTTTTTTGTTTGGTTTTCTTTGGATCTTTTCTTCATTTGCAGATCATCCAAATGAGGGGAGCTTGCCATTAAATCAATTGCTTCATTGGGCTGAGGAAAATAACTTAGAATTACAGCAAGCTAAAAAGTCATTGCAAAGTAAAGAATCTCTTTTAAAAAGTAAATATGGGGCCTTATTGCCAAGCTTCTTTTTAGAAGCGGGGCCTCTTTTTGCCAAGCTTGAAGATGAAAAAAGATCGGACACTTTTGTCTATGGGAAAGCTGAATGGAATTTATATCGAGGAAATTTCGACTCCGCCGAAATTAATAAGGAAAAACTTCTTCATCAGTTGGAAGTGAAGAAATTTGAGTCTTTGCAATCTAAATTGCAAGGCGAAGTTAGTCGTCTTTACTATGAGTTGCAATTTTTACTTGAAAGCATCTCGTTAAAAGAACGAGCTCTGGTTATGAATGCCGAACAAATGAAGTTGGCCCTTATAAAAAAAAATTCTGGTTTTACCTCTATGGGAGATGTGATTGAATTTGAGCTCAGAGAATCTACTTTAAAATCAGATCTTGTTTTTCTGAATCAGGAAATCGAAGTTAAATCCAGACAGCTTAATTTGTTAGTAGCTAGAGGTGATGCCGCGCTCTCTGTAAGTGAATCTAAAACTCTGAGAGTGAAGGGGCATTTGTTTAGGGAGGAAAAGTTACTGAAAAAGGAATTACGACTTAAAGACAAGCTATCAGCTTTAATGGTATCAAAAAATATAGAACTTGTTGAAGCCAATTTACAAGTAGCTGCGGCAGAGGAAGAGCTGAGAATGGCTCAATCCGCCTATTTCCCAAAAATCGATTTGGAAGCTAAATATGGTAAATTATACAACGAAGAGAAAGCCTATTCTCAGAATAATAATTATTTATTGGTTCTCAAGTTTTCAATACCTTTATTTTCAGGTTTGGAAACTCAAAACTTAACCAGATACAAAAGTTTGGCAAAGGAAGAAAAAGAAATTGACTTTAAAAGACGAAAATTAGCGGTAATGGCTGAATTTGAAGACACCTATAGCCTCATTGAGGCTTTATCCCAACGGCTAGATCTTGAAGAAAAAAATCTTTCACGTTCTGAAGAGTATTACCAAATTACATTGGGTGAGTACAAGCGAGGTATTAAAAATTCTCCAGATATGGTAGGTGCCTCTGAAAGGCTTTTATCCTCTCGAATTAGAAATTTAGAATTTCGTCGTGATTTAAAGCTTGCTGAAACGAAAATTTACGAATTAGCAAACACAACTCCGTTTAATTAA
- a CDS encoding GntR family transcriptional regulator, translated as MDQVIRDCVENLRKLYRAMTNLADIKIGSVAVLEVVSATSVGAFLNWGLPKDLFLPFSEQIWEVKPGEKVVVFVYLDKADRTTASMRLEKKLKKTATISDYKVNEKVDLILFDRTPLGFKAVVNQKHIGLIYANEVFKKLNYADEMVGFVSKVRDDGKIDLLLNQMGHQGADDVKDKILELLSSHNGFYPLTDKTEPDEIYKLFGVSKKKFKIALGALYKTRTIEVLENGIQLKK; from the coding sequence ATGGATCAAGTAATTAGGGATTGCGTCGAGAACCTAAGAAAGCTATATAGGGCCATGACTAATTTGGCTGATATAAAAATAGGTAGCGTGGCGGTTCTTGAGGTCGTGAGTGCAACGTCCGTGGGCGCTTTTTTAAATTGGGGTCTGCCTAAAGATTTATTTTTACCTTTTTCAGAGCAGATTTGGGAAGTGAAGCCAGGAGAAAAGGTTGTGGTTTTTGTTTATCTTGATAAGGCAGATAGAACTACGGCCTCGATGAGGTTGGAAAAAAAATTAAAAAAAACCGCTACGATTTCAGACTACAAAGTAAATGAGAAAGTAGATCTTATTTTATTTGATAGAACTCCCTTAGGATTTAAGGCCGTGGTTAATCAAAAGCATATCGGTTTAATCTATGCCAATGAGGTTTTCAAAAAATTAAACTACGCCGACGAGATGGTCGGTTTTGTTAGCAAGGTCAGAGACGATGGAAAAATTGATTTGTTACTAAATCAAATGGGTCATCAAGGTGCTGATGATGTTAAAGATAAAATTTTAGAGTTATTATCAAGTCATAATGGGTTCTATCCTTTAACGGATAAAACCGAGCCAGATGAAATTTATAAACTTTTTGGTGTGAGCAAAAAGAAATTTAAAATAGCCTTGGGAGCTCTCTATAAAACGAGAACCATTGAGGTTTTAGAAAATGGAATTCAATTAAAGAAATAA
- a CDS encoding oxidoreductase: MKKKIKVGIIGFGLSGKFFHTPLLQAHGGYQIDMVCSSDTGKVKSSLPEVRVTPDPCELIDHPHLDLIINAAPNSFHFSYSEAALKNGKNVVIEKPFVNSVNEGKHLIELAQRTGKVLSIFHNRRWDSDFLTVKKLIKEGKLGHIKHFESHFDRWRPTVRPDRWREQSLKGSGILYDLGTHLIDQALNIFGSPDHLTADICNQKDGSVNDDFFHIILKYGSTRVLLQSSSFSSSTPRFQIFGDQACFTKFGLDPQEEQMKHGVSVLNSSFGIEEEKYDGQLVFPNNQKIEKIKSEKGSYLCFYDLLYKKITTGLGELPVSPQEALSVAKIIELAFQSSTEGRTIRLPIEDRLGTELSVDL; this comes from the coding sequence ATGAAAAAGAAAATTAAAGTAGGAATCATCGGGTTTGGTCTTTCGGGAAAGTTTTTTCATACACCACTGCTTCAGGCCCATGGCGGTTATCAAATCGACATGGTCTGTTCCTCTGATACAGGCAAAGTAAAATCATCCCTTCCCGAAGTTCGAGTGACTCCAGATCCCTGCGAACTTATCGATCACCCTCATTTAGATCTTATCATTAATGCGGCCCCCAATTCTTTTCACTTTTCCTATTCAGAAGCAGCGCTAAAGAATGGAAAAAATGTGGTCATTGAAAAACCCTTTGTGAATTCTGTCAATGAAGGAAAACATTTAATTGAACTAGCCCAACGCACTGGAAAAGTCTTATCCATTTTTCATAATCGCAGATGGGATTCCGACTTTCTAACTGTGAAGAAATTAATTAAAGAGGGAAAATTAGGGCATATAAAACATTTTGAATCTCATTTTGATCGTTGGCGCCCAACGGTGCGTCCAGATCGTTGGCGAGAACAATCTTTAAAAGGCTCTGGTATTTTGTATGATTTAGGAACTCACCTTATCGACCAAGCTTTAAATATTTTTGGAAGTCCTGATCATTTGACTGCTGATATTTGTAACCAAAAGGATGGCTCTGTTAATGATGATTTTTTTCATATCATCTTAAAATACGGATCCACCAGAGTCCTGTTGCAGAGTTCATCCTTTTCCTCTTCAACGCCTCGATTTCAAATTTTTGGAGATCAGGCATGTTTTACCAAATTTGGACTTGATCCACAGGAAGAACAAATGAAACATGGGGTATCCGTTTTAAACTCCTCCTTTGGAATTGAAGAAGAAAAATATGATGGCCAGTTGGTCTTTCCAAACAATCAAAAAATTGAAAAAATTAAATCTGAAAAAGGCTCTTATCTCTGTTTCTATGATCTCCTCTATAAAAAGATAACCACTGGGCTCGGAGAACTTCCCGTTTCACCACAAGAAGCCTTAAGCGTCGCCAAAATTATCGAATTAGCATTTCAAAGTTCAACTGAAGGAAGAACTATTAGACTGCCTATAGAAGATAGGCTTGGCACAGAGTTGTCAGTTGATTTATAA
- a CDS encoding DUF4399 domain-containing protein, giving the protein MKMALEGRKICEAGKKTADKTCGHHHILIDSKPVATGEAIINDATHLHFGKGQTETDVTLAPGKNITQGGLKRLTTLMFICE; this is encoded by the coding sequence GTGAAAATGGCTCTTGAAGGGCGAAAGATTTGTGAAGCTGGAAAAAAGACCGCCGACAAGACCTGTGGCCACCATCACATTTTAATTGATAGTAAGCCAGTAGCCACTGGAGAAGCCATTATTAATGATGCTACCCATCTACATTTTGGTAAAGGGCAAACCGAGACAGATGTCACATTGGCTCCTGGAAAAAACATTACTCAAGGTGGATTAAAAAGATTGACAACCCTAATGTTCATTTGTGAATAG
- a CDS encoding NAD-dependent epimerase/dehydratase family protein, translating into MKAFITGATGFIGTHVIEELDKDGWEIRALHRSNSNLSELRKCRHVEFALGDITDIESLRRAIPEGIDAVFHVAGSVAHLPHSQENSRYGINQDGTRNLIDVCLEKKVKRFIYTSTVVTYDFHQPGKITENFPKNNWCKDAYVHSKKLAEDEVDKGLEKGLDIVYLHPSAVFGAYDKSTWSKMFLEIERGLPLPFAPPGGGSVCHARKVARAHVEAYYKGRRGAHYILGGPDVSWLLVAQEIAKILKKPGPIAALPEFLFRAYGTLEFWISTFIQREPTLTPHTIDILSEHVYSDSSAAIKELNYQPSSLQEMLQDCYQWMVSVGMLKR; encoded by the coding sequence ATGAAAGCATTTATTACTGGAGCTACGGGATTTATAGGGACTCATGTCATTGAAGAGCTAGATAAAGATGGTTGGGAAATACGAGCATTGCATCGGTCTAATTCCAATTTAAGTGAGCTTAGAAAATGCCGTCATGTTGAGTTTGCACTGGGTGATATCACAGATATAGAATCTTTAAGAAGGGCCATTCCCGAAGGCATAGATGCTGTCTTTCATGTAGCGGGTTCCGTGGCACATTTGCCGCATTCACAAGAAAATTCTAGATATGGAATCAATCAAGATGGAACAAGGAATTTAATTGATGTTTGTTTAGAAAAGAAAGTGAAGAGATTTATTTATACGTCAACAGTGGTGACCTATGATTTTCACCAACCTGGAAAAATAACCGAAAATTTTCCAAAAAATAATTGGTGTAAAGATGCTTATGTTCACTCTAAAAAATTGGCAGAGGATGAAGTTGATAAAGGTCTAGAGAAAGGTTTGGATATTGTTTACCTACACCCTTCAGCTGTTTTTGGCGCCTATGATAAATCCACTTGGTCTAAAATGTTTCTCGAAATAGAAAGAGGTTTGCCTCTTCCCTTTGCGCCTCCGGGTGGAGGGAGCGTATGTCATGCTAGGAAGGTGGCTCGGGCTCATGTTGAAGCCTATTACAAAGGACGGCGAGGGGCTCATTATATTCTAGGAGGCCCAGATGTTTCTTGGCTTTTAGTGGCTCAGGAGATTGCTAAAATCTTAAAAAAACCAGGCCCCATTGCAGCACTTCCTGAGTTTCTTTTTAGAGCCTATGGAACGCTTGAGTTTTGGATTTCAACGTTCATTCAAAGGGAGCCGACACTAACCCCCCATACGATTGATATCTTAAGTGAACATGTTTATTCTGATTCAAGCGCTGCCATTAAAGAATTGAATTATCAACCATCAAGTCTTCAAGAAATGCTTCAAGACTGTTACCAGTGGATGGTTTCAGTAGGGATGCTAAAAAGATAA